One window of Neorhodopirellula lusitana genomic DNA carries:
- a CDS encoding alginate lyase family protein — translation MTMNRSYRVGLMALAVVCLSSLPVDVKAETHEASTAVASDASASKAVTPHEFKHPGIAHSDADIQRVKEKVAEGAEPWVAAWQQLTESSYFSLRWEPQPLANVERGASNRPDIGSTDFSQDARAAYTHALAWALSEEEAHARKASEIIDAWSTTLRSIENHDAKLLVGMAGHLFCNAAELLKHTWDGWPEQNQERFRSMVYDIWYPIIHDYYPSANGNWDASMLQTMIAMGVYFEDEQMFNSAVDYFRSGKGNGAIGNYFNEFGECQETGRDQAHTQMGLEFLANTAETAWNQGLDLYGELDNRLLAGFEYTAKYNLGFEVRYEPYRSFEGRYHYKRISDDSRGRLRPMYETVYRHYFVRQKLEAPYTHQALLKIRENELHTVGERDGRESDRRDDRRRRSGERRRNGGGASLLWNTLMYAS, via the coding sequence ATGACAATGAATCGAAGCTACCGAGTAGGATTGATGGCGTTGGCGGTGGTCTGCCTTTCTTCGTTGCCGGTTGACGTAAAGGCAGAAACGCACGAGGCGTCTACTGCCGTTGCGTCAGATGCTTCCGCAAGCAAAGCGGTAACTCCGCACGAGTTCAAGCATCCTGGGATCGCCCATTCCGATGCGGATATCCAGCGGGTCAAAGAAAAGGTTGCCGAAGGGGCGGAGCCTTGGGTCGCCGCATGGCAGCAACTGACCGAATCGTCATACTTCAGCCTGCGTTGGGAGCCCCAGCCATTGGCCAACGTCGAGCGGGGTGCGAGCAATCGGCCGGATATTGGTTCCACTGATTTCTCGCAAGACGCACGGGCTGCTTACACGCACGCACTTGCCTGGGCTCTAAGCGAGGAGGAAGCACACGCTCGAAAGGCATCGGAAATCATCGATGCTTGGTCAACGACGCTGCGGTCGATCGAGAATCACGATGCAAAGTTGTTGGTCGGCATGGCCGGGCATTTGTTCTGCAACGCGGCAGAGTTGCTGAAGCACACTTGGGATGGTTGGCCGGAGCAAAACCAGGAACGGTTCCGTTCGATGGTCTACGACATCTGGTACCCAATCATTCATGACTACTACCCATCAGCTAACGGCAATTGGGATGCATCCATGTTGCAAACGATGATTGCCATGGGCGTCTATTTCGAAGACGAGCAGATGTTCAACTCAGCGGTCGACTATTTCCGTAGCGGAAAAGGCAACGGCGCGATCGGCAACTACTTCAATGAGTTCGGCGAGTGTCAAGAAACCGGTCGAGATCAAGCGCACACTCAAATGGGTTTGGAGTTTTTGGCGAACACGGCCGAAACAGCCTGGAATCAAGGCCTCGATTTGTACGGGGAATTAGATAACCGCTTGCTAGCTGGCTTTGAGTACACCGCAAAGTACAACCTGGGTTTTGAGGTTCGTTACGAACCTTATCGCAGCTTCGAAGGCCGCTACCATTACAAGCGGATCTCGGATGATTCCCGTGGCCGTTTACGTCCGATGTATGAAACAGTTTATCGCCACTACTTTGTCCGCCAGAAACTGGAGGCTCCCTACACTCATCAAGCCCTCCTGAAGATTCGCGAGAACGAACTTCATACCGTTGGCGAAAGGGATGGAAGGGAATCAGATCGCCGCGACGATCGTCGCCGAAGAAGTGGCGAAAGGCGCCGCAATGGTGGAGGTGCGTCGTTGCTCTGGAACACGTTGATGTATGCGAGCTGA